A window of the Desulforapulum autotrophicum HRM2 genome harbors these coding sequences:
- a CDS encoding transposase encodes MKKYDNVIEKIGRLKQKNFKASKLYQIDISKDEKSGNAFKIKWTRNAEPDTKDGFPGVYCLRTSHKDLNEETLWRTYTMLTDLEAVFRSLKTELGMRSVFHQTTERVTGHLFLSVLAYHLVHSIRYRLKKADIVTSWSGLREQLKGKIESLFQCTAKMVTWCM; translated from the coding sequence TTGAAAAAATACGATAATGTTATTGAAAAAATTGGGCGATTAAAACAAAAGAACTTCAAAGCGTCCAAGCTTTATCAAATAGATATTTCCAAAGATGAAAAAAGTGGTAATGCCTTTAAAATCAAGTGGACTCGCAATGCCGAGCCGGATACAAAAGATGGGTTTCCCGGAGTGTATTGTCTTAGAACGAGCCACAAGGATCTGAATGAAGAGACACTCTGGCGCACCTATACCATGTTGACAGACCTGGAAGCCGTTTTTCGTTCATTAAAAACTGAGCTGGGAATGCGGTCCGTTTTTCATCAGACCACAGAACGGGTAACAGGCCATCTCTTTCTAAGTGTCCTGGCCTATCATTTGGTTCATAGTATTCGATACCGGTTAAAAAAAGCTGATATTGTCACCAGCTGGTCAGGTTTGAGGGAGCAATTGAAAGGGAAAATCGAATCATTATTTCAATGCACAGCAAAAATGGTGACATGGTGCATGTAA
- a CDS encoding S8 family serine peptidase: MDKLLHSHGAATAGEIENIRVHRITVPEHALEQVKKALSKNPNIQFVEENFIAESGYVPNDERYSSQWHLPMISAPDGWDLTTGSPSVPIAIIDSGVDSTHPDLAGNLIAGYNFLENNTDTQDVLGHGTAVAGSAAAITDNITGVAGVAGDSPIMPLVILDANDYATYYDIARAMNYAADQGVRIINISIGGSSYSSTLQNAVNYAWNKGAAIFARAHNYSTDTPYYPAACANVVAVSATTSSDTLASFSNYGDWIDISAPGAYILTTTRGGGYGNWNGTSFSSPITAGVAALILSANPSLTNAQVVDILTQSADALGSTRFDTYFGYGRVNALESILTALGAAPDEDTIDPSVAITSPQNDTTVNGSLTVSVSAADERGVDRVELYVDGELFDEDITSPYSFFWDTTTDANDTYELVAVAYDTAGNSGQSGVISVSVDNVIFKDTGALIVTISSHKDGASIGDLEKVQASASDDSGISRMELFLDGELKAVKYKSELRWNWNTRKLSKGAYTFSVKAFDTAGNEGIETITVYK, encoded by the coding sequence GTGGATAAGCTTCTTCACTCCCATGGTGCTGCCACAGCCGGAGAGATAGAAAACATAAGAGTACATCGGATCACAGTGCCTGAGCATGCCCTTGAACAGGTCAAAAAGGCGCTGTCAAAGAATCCGAATATCCAGTTTGTAGAAGAAAATTTCATTGCAGAATCAGGGTATGTGCCCAATGATGAGCGGTACTCTTCCCAGTGGCACCTGCCGATGATTTCAGCGCCCGATGGATGGGATCTGACAACGGGCTCCCCAAGCGTTCCCATCGCCATCATTGATTCCGGTGTTGACTCCACCCATCCCGATCTTGCGGGCAATCTTATTGCCGGGTATAACTTTCTTGAAAACAATACAGATACCCAGGATGTTCTCGGACACGGCACGGCTGTAGCCGGATCTGCCGCAGCCATAACCGATAACATTACCGGCGTTGCCGGCGTGGCAGGGGACAGCCCAATCATGCCCCTGGTGATTTTAGACGCCAATGATTATGCCACGTATTATGATATCGCCCGGGCCATGAATTATGCGGCTGATCAGGGCGTCAGGATCATAAACATCAGTATCGGTGGATCAAGCTACTCTTCCACCCTGCAGAATGCAGTTAATTACGCCTGGAACAAGGGTGCGGCTATCTTTGCCCGTGCCCATAACTATTCAACTGACACACCATACTATCCTGCAGCCTGTGCCAATGTGGTAGCGGTGTCCGCCACCACGTCATCCGACACTCTGGCAAGTTTTTCAAATTATGGGGACTGGATCGACATATCTGCACCGGGGGCATACATTTTGACAACTACCCGGGGTGGTGGGTATGGAAACTGGAACGGGACCTCCTTTTCATCCCCCATCACCGCCGGTGTAGCTGCCCTGATTCTTTCAGCCAATCCGTCCTTAACCAATGCCCAGGTTGTGGATATCCTCACCCAGAGTGCTGACGCTCTGGGAAGCACGAGGTTTGATACATATTTCGGTTATGGCAGGGTAAACGCCCTTGAGAGCATCCTGACTGCATTGGGTGCTGCTCCTGACGAGGATACCATTGATCCTTCTGTGGCCATCACATCACCCCAGAACGATACAACCGTCAACGGCAGTTTGACCGTAAGCGTTTCAGCGGCGGACGAGAGAGGTGTGGATCGGGTTGAACTATACGTTGACGGTGAGCTTTTTGATGAAGACATCACATCTCCCTATTCATTTTTCTGGGACACCACGACTGATGCCAATGATACTTACGAGTTAGTGGCCGTGGCCTATGACACTGCCGGAAACTCGGGACAGTCCGGCGTAATCAGTGTGAGCGTGGACAACGTTATTTTTAAAGACACTGGAGCGCTTATTGTCACCATCTCTTCACACAAGGACGGTGCATCCATTGGAGACCTGGAAAAGGTTCAGGCGTCGGCTTCGGATGACAGCGGCATCAGCCGGATGGAACTTTTTCTGGACGGCGAGCTTAAAGCGGTAAAATATAAAAGCGAATTGAGGTGGAACTGGAATACCCGTAAGCTGTCAAAAGGTGCTTACACGTTTTCAGTGAAGGCATTTGATACAGCAGGAAATGAAGGGATAGAGACTATAACGGTTTACAAGTAG
- a CDS encoding PEP-CTERM sorting domain-containing protein produces the protein MKSLKILLASAFLCLFMTTSGFSLTIVGGSFDGAYVGYIDTFIDITDALKNSGEKTETDWVNDILTSETVTYYAKDEPASIFLTDDPKGTVYAVNMPTPPESEYFLVKNAQYWALFANLAEMNWGVFDIADLSLDMNINEIQVSHVTRFDSGGGGGGGGGGGDPVPEPATMMLFGLGLLGVAGVSRKRMS, from the coding sequence ATGAAAAGTCTAAAAATATTACTGGCAAGTGCGTTTTTATGTCTCTTTATGACCACCAGTGGTTTTTCTCTAACTATTGTGGGTGGTTCTTTTGATGGTGCTTATGTTGGCTATATAGACACTTTCATAGATATAACAGATGCTCTAAAAAACAGTGGTGAGAAAACTGAAACTGACTGGGTTAATGACATCCTCACATCCGAAACTGTAACTTATTATGCGAAAGATGAACCAGCATCGATTTTTTTAACGGATGATCCTAAGGGGACAGTGTACGCAGTCAATATGCCGACTCCTCCCGAGTCAGAATATTTTCTTGTTAAGAATGCACAATACTGGGCACTGTTTGCGAATCTTGCTGAAATGAATTGGGGTGTTTTTGATATTGCCGATCTTTCTCTTGATATGAATATCAACGAAATTCAAGTCAGCCATGTGACTCGCTTTGACTCTGGAGGCGGCGGTGGAGGCGGCGGTGGCGGGGGAGATCCGGTTCCTGAGCCCGCAACGATGATGCTTTTTGGTTTAGGTCTTCTGGGAGTGGCAGGTGTCTCTCGCAAAAGAATGTCCTGA